One Nymphaea colorata isolate Beijing-Zhang1983 chromosome 12, ASM883128v2, whole genome shotgun sequence genomic window, TCATCCTCACCCGCCTGATCGAAGTCCAGTTTCACAATGCCTTTGACCTTGGGAGTCGGATCTCCAATCGCCATGAACGCAAAGCGATTCTTCCTTCCCAGAAACTTGGGGTTGATAACCCCCCACTCCAGATTTCTGGTCGACAGTGGCTTCCTCCCCACCACCTTCCCTTCCTTGAGGTTGATCCGCACCATCTCTACGCAGCAGTGGAGCAGATCCATCCTCTCTAGCATGTGCTCCACCGGTATGGTGTTCGCTGCCACCAGCACCACCTCCTCCCCTCCCTTCTCGTCCCACGCATTCACCGTGTGCACGAAGTTGAATCCCGGCACCTCAATCCACTTCATCTCTGAATCGTCGGTCGCGTAGCGTGGGATCACCCCGATACGTGCTACCTTCCCGGCATCATAGCCCACTGGCGGCCCCTCTCCGGTGAGCATGTCCAGCGGTTTCATGACGATCTGCATGTCGGGGAAGATGGCATAGCGCTGGGTGATGGCGAAGTCGTGCACGAAGGAAGGCTGCTGGAAGGAGAAGATGGGGACGTCTGGTTGCTTCGAACCATCGCTGCCGATTCGAAAGTAATTGAGAAACGGGGGGATGGGACCGTATCGGAAGGAGAAGACCTCGCCGGTCACAGGGTCAATCTTGGGGTGCGCAGTCATGCCCATCGTGAGCTTCCCGCCGAAGTTCCACTGGCCGATCGTTTCAACGTCGCCATCCGGCGTGACCCGCACCTCATAGGGGAGATCCGACTCCCCCAATGCCATAAGCTTGTTGTCCATGAACACAAGGCTTGTGTTGGCGAGTCCCGCGCCATTCAAGGGGTTGAACTGGCCGGTGAGTGCCCTCACCGCGAGCACGCCGCCTCTCGCGAGCCCTGCGGCGCCCTCGAATCCCGCAAAATAGTTTGGATAGATCGGTGACCCCGCCTCCTCCTCCTGGGTGAACTTGTACGTCCGGACGAAGCGGCTGCAGAACGTGGCCTGGCCGCTGGAGATACGCATGGCATGCAGCATCCCGTCGCCGTCGAACAGATGGTAGCCGGCCCTTGGAACGAACCGCGGGTTCGGCCCGTTGCGG contains:
- the LOC116266144 gene encoding zeaxanthin 7,8(7',8')-cleavage dioxygenase, chromoplastic-like, whose protein sequence is MDAISSPFLAPFPQLSLSSVSPKTTPSRITFPTITNVRIEERPQTQLKPQSPAATATTTTTTTIAAPPPPSSKERINGRRAEAPSLPLEQARLVRLPSRISSPPSLPVTICNILDDLINNFIDRPLRSSINPKDVLANNCAPVGELLPTKCTVQGRLPSCLDGAYIRNGPNPRFVPRAGYHLFDGDGMLHAMRISSGQATFCSRFVRTYKFTQEEEAGSPIYPNYFAGFEGAAGLARGGVLAVRALTGQFNPLNGAGLANTSLVFMDNKLMALGESDLPYEVRVTPDGDVETIGQWNFGGKLTMGMTAHPKIDPVTGEVFSFRYGPIPPFLNYFRIGSDGSKQPDVPIFSFQQPSFVHDFAITQRYAIFPDMQIVMKPLDMLTGEGPPVGYDAGKVARIGVIPRYATDDSEMKWIEVPGFNFVHTVNAWDEKGGEEVVLVAANTIPVEHMLERMDLLHCCVEMVRINLKEGKVVGRKPLSTRNLEWGVINPKFLGRKNRFAFMAIGDPTPKVKGIVKLDFDQAGEDDCVVAARSFGERCFAGEPFFVGNKEGGDEDDGYVLTYTQDEGSGQSRFVVMDAKSPTLDIVASVRLPQRVPYGFHGLFVSEKDLQKQKNWKRYKN